The following proteins come from a genomic window of Streptomyces sp. ALI-76-A:
- a CDS encoding TetR/AcrR family transcriptional regulator encodes MGRPLRADAERSVRAILEAAERVLAEDAGASMEQIAEAAGLTRITVHRRFANRQALLEALAVSAKQQLLDAIGEARPDSAPALVALYRVTANVLRVKSTWRFTLSHATPHTSAAAALWKEIDAYTVKLLTRARNEGLLASDADLDWTRQVYYALLSEAINRPGADQDPAAQDSDALATLVIDTLLHGAGPHD; translated from the coding sequence ATGGGCCGACCACTGCGGGCAGACGCCGAGCGCAGTGTCCGCGCGATTCTTGAGGCGGCCGAACGGGTACTGGCCGAGGACGCCGGCGCCTCCATGGAGCAGATCGCCGAAGCAGCGGGGCTGACCAGGATCACGGTGCACCGCCGGTTCGCGAACCGGCAGGCGCTCCTGGAGGCGCTCGCCGTCTCCGCGAAGCAGCAGCTCCTCGACGCGATCGGGGAGGCCCGGCCCGACTCCGCTCCCGCGCTGGTGGCCCTGTACCGGGTGACCGCGAACGTCCTGCGGGTCAAGAGCACTTGGCGCTTCACTCTCAGCCACGCCACGCCCCACACCAGCGCCGCAGCCGCCCTCTGGAAAGAGATCGACGCCTACACCGTCAAACTCCTGACCCGAGCCCGGAACGAGGGACTCCTCGCCTCGGACGCGGACCTGGACTGGACGCGGCAGGTGTACTACGCTCTCCTGTCCGAAGCCATCAACAGGCCCGGCGCGGACCAGGACCCGGCCGCCCAGGATTCGGATGCGCTGGCCACACTCGTCATCGACACACTCCTGCACGGCGCGGGACCACACGACTGA